A single genomic interval of Microbacterium sp. zg-Y1090 harbors:
- a CDS encoding mechanosensitive ion channel family protein: protein MDDPTSPTFWEKVLKFLIEAGWNALAVVAIIAAAVLTTWVLRLVIRRTVNRIVSGAKSKARVDDTQALERSPLAQVRLVQRTRTLGTILQNIVNVAVVIITVLLIVQVLAPNALGSFALLSAAIGAGLGFGAQNIVKDVLNGIFIVAEDQIGIGDVVDLGLATGVVEYVSVRVTHVRDVNGTLWYVRNGEILRIGNMSMGWARVIIDMAVPADADVPAVEKRMLEAAQSLQTDPKWRTRVLENPEVWGLESVSGDALVIRLVMKTRANAKDDVARELRMRLKETVDDMGLALPHLNSITLTGLEGAQRVRGANPPVTRPTQVATEARPVWKPKRTPKSTPADAAPPASDDQEKNT from the coding sequence CCACCTTCTGGGAAAAAGTGCTCAAGTTCCTCATCGAGGCGGGCTGGAACGCGCTCGCCGTGGTCGCGATCATCGCCGCCGCGGTGCTGACGACGTGGGTGCTGCGGCTCGTCATCCGACGCACGGTCAACCGCATCGTGTCCGGCGCGAAGTCGAAGGCGCGCGTGGATGACACGCAGGCGCTGGAGAGGTCACCGCTGGCGCAGGTGCGACTGGTGCAGCGCACGCGCACCCTCGGGACCATCCTCCAGAACATCGTCAACGTCGCGGTCGTCATCATCACCGTGCTGCTCATCGTGCAGGTCCTCGCGCCCAACGCGCTCGGCTCCTTCGCATTGCTGTCGGCCGCCATCGGCGCGGGACTCGGTTTCGGTGCCCAGAACATCGTCAAGGACGTGCTCAACGGGATCTTCATCGTGGCGGAGGACCAGATCGGCATCGGCGATGTGGTCGATCTCGGACTGGCGACCGGCGTGGTCGAGTACGTCTCGGTGCGCGTGACGCACGTGCGCGACGTGAACGGCACCCTCTGGTACGTGCGCAACGGCGAGATCCTGCGCATCGGCAACATGTCGATGGGGTGGGCCCGCGTGATCATCGATATGGCCGTGCCGGCCGACGCCGACGTCCCCGCGGTCGAGAAGCGCATGCTCGAAGCGGCCCAGAGCCTGCAGACCGACCCGAAGTGGCGCACCCGCGTGCTGGAGAACCCGGAGGTCTGGGGCCTGGAGTCCGTCAGCGGCGACGCGCTCGTGATCCGCCTCGTGATGAAGACGCGGGCCAATGCCAAGGACGACGTCGCGCGCGAGCTGCGCATGCGGCTGAAGGAGACCGTCGACGACATGGGCCTGGCCCTCCCCCACCTCAACTCGATCACCCTCACCGGGCTCGAAGGCGCGCAGCGCGTGCGCGGGGCGAACCCGCCCGTCACCCGACCCACGCAGGTGGCCACCGAAGCGCGCCCGGTGTGGAAGCCCAAGCGCACCCCGAAGTCGACACCGGCGGATGCTGCTCCCCCCGCATCCGATGATCAGGAGAAGAACACATGA
- a CDS encoding globin produces MTDPAPRAFYDEVGGHDTFVRLAAAFYRGVADDEVLRPMYPEQDLEPAARRLEMFLAQYWGGPTTYSQERGHPRLRMRHASFHVNPDARDRWLAHMRVAVDELGLSPLHEATLWDYLERAAHAMVNTFEPTGIGPAPAGRDRSGLSIVARPPQADPPA; encoded by the coding sequence ATGACCGACCCCGCGCCCCGTGCGTTCTACGACGAGGTCGGCGGTCACGACACCTTCGTGCGCCTCGCCGCCGCCTTCTACCGCGGCGTCGCCGACGACGAGGTGCTGCGGCCCATGTACCCCGAGCAGGACCTCGAGCCGGCCGCGCGACGCCTGGAGATGTTCCTCGCGCAGTACTGGGGCGGCCCGACCACCTACAGCCAGGAGCGCGGCCACCCGCGCCTGCGGATGCGCCACGCCTCTTTCCACGTCAACCCCGATGCGCGCGATCGTTGGCTCGCGCACATGCGCGTCGCCGTGGACGAACTGGGCCTGTCGCCGCTTCACGAGGCCACGCTGTGGGATTATCTCGAGAGGGCGGCACACGCGATGGTGAACACGTTCGAGCCGACCGGCATCGGCCCCGCACCTGCCGGCCGCGATCGCAGCGGACTGTCCATCGTCGCCCGGCCGCCCCAGGCGGACCCGCCCGCCTGA
- a CDS encoding FAD-binding dehydrogenase: MPPTSLTTDVLVIGWGLSGLVAATEALAAGRRVVIVDQEPRVDLGGQAWWSFGGLFFVDSPEQRRLGIRDSPDLARQDWFGTAGFDREEDLWPRRWAEAYLDFAHHEKRAWLREKGLSFFPIVGWAERGGYSATGPGNSVPRFHITWGTGPGVVAPFQTALEQAELQGRATILPRHRVTDLTVADGAVTGARGDVLAPSGSARGTVSSREAVGTFEITAGATIVASGGIGGNHEMVRRRWPERLGTPPASMVAGVPAYVDGSMLAVAEAAGAREINGDRMWHYVEGIRNHDPVWPQHGIRILPGPSSVWLDATGARLPVPLFPGFDTLGTLAHLRRTGHDHSWFVLSHKIVEKEFTLSGSEQNPDLTGKDVRLLLSSRLAKGASGPVQAFLDRGEDFVVRDTLDELITGMQELPGGDALDAARVRSELIARDREIANDFTKDAQIAMLRSARAFRGDRLVRTAAPHRILDPAAGPLIAVKLHVLTRKSLGGLQTDLDSRALGADGTPVPGLYAVGEAAGFGGGGLHGYRALEGTFLGGCLFSGRAAGRAAAAAV; the protein is encoded by the coding sequence ATGCCCCCCACTTCTCTGACCACGGATGTGCTCGTCATCGGCTGGGGGCTGTCGGGCCTCGTCGCCGCGACGGAGGCGCTCGCCGCAGGGCGTCGGGTCGTGATCGTCGACCAGGAGCCGCGCGTCGACCTGGGCGGCCAGGCGTGGTGGTCCTTCGGCGGCCTGTTCTTCGTCGACTCCCCCGAGCAGCGCCGTCTCGGCATCCGCGATTCGCCTGACCTCGCGCGGCAGGACTGGTTCGGCACCGCCGGTTTCGATCGGGAGGAGGACCTCTGGCCGCGACGCTGGGCCGAGGCGTACCTGGACTTCGCCCATCACGAGAAGCGCGCCTGGCTGCGCGAGAAGGGCCTGTCGTTCTTCCCCATCGTGGGCTGGGCGGAGCGCGGCGGCTACAGCGCCACCGGGCCGGGCAACTCGGTGCCGCGGTTCCACATCACCTGGGGCACCGGCCCCGGCGTGGTGGCGCCCTTCCAGACCGCCCTGGAGCAGGCCGAGCTCCAGGGACGGGCCACGATCCTCCCCCGCCACCGCGTCACGGACCTCACCGTCGCCGACGGGGCGGTCACCGGTGCGCGCGGGGACGTGCTGGCGCCCTCAGGGTCGGCGCGCGGCACCGTCAGCTCGCGCGAGGCGGTGGGCACGTTCGAGATCACTGCGGGCGCCACGATCGTCGCGTCCGGCGGCATCGGCGGCAACCACGAGATGGTGCGGCGGCGGTGGCCCGAGCGCCTCGGCACGCCGCCGGCATCGATGGTGGCCGGGGTGCCGGCCTACGTCGACGGGAGCATGCTCGCGGTCGCAGAGGCGGCCGGGGCGCGCGAGATCAACGGCGACCGCATGTGGCACTACGTCGAAGGCATCCGCAATCACGACCCGGTGTGGCCGCAGCACGGCATCCGCATCCTGCCCGGGCCGTCATCGGTCTGGCTGGATGCCACCGGGGCGCGACTGCCGGTGCCGCTGTTCCCTGGCTTCGATACGCTCGGCACCCTCGCGCACCTGCGGCGGACCGGCCACGACCATTCCTGGTTCGTGCTGTCGCACAAGATCGTCGAGAAGGAGTTCACCCTCTCGGGCAGCGAGCAGAACCCCGACCTCACCGGCAAGGACGTGCGCCTGCTGCTGTCGTCGCGCCTCGCGAAGGGGGCATCCGGCCCCGTGCAGGCCTTCCTCGATCGCGGGGAGGACTTCGTCGTGCGCGACACGCTCGACGAGCTGATCACCGGCATGCAGGAGCTGCCCGGGGGCGATGCGCTCGATGCCGCGCGCGTGCGCTCCGAGCTGATCGCCCGCGACCGGGAGATCGCCAACGACTTCACCAAGGACGCCCAGATCGCGATGCTGCGCTCGGCGCGTGCCTTCCGCGGGGATCGCCTGGTGCGCACGGCCGCCCCGCACCGGATCCTCGATCCCGCGGCGGGGCCGCTGATCGCCGTGAAGCTGCATGTGCTCACCCGCAAGTCGCTGGGCGGCTTGCAGACCGATCTGGATTCACGGGCGCTCGGCGCCGACGGCACGCCGGTGCCGGGGCTCTACGCGGTGGGCGAGGCGGCCGGGTTCGGCGGCGGGGGCCTGCACGGCTACCGGGCATTGGAGGGGACGTTCCTCGGCGGCTGCCTGTTCTCGGGCCGTGCCGCCGGAAGGGCGGCGGCCGCCGCCGTGTGA
- a CDS encoding acyl-CoA thioesterase yields MMLSVLDLAESGARTTEDIFTGVSHPMPSGRVFGGQVLAQAISAAARTLPPERVPHSMHGYFLRPGDATKGITFSVDRIHDGRSFSTRRTQAYQEGVPIFSMIASFENEDPGIEHQAPMPDGVPDPDDLQGPDALAAHVHPLSRRALTDGPIELRYVASPIYDVVEGERTPRQAVWMRSRSPLPDDPAVHRAVLAYLSDLTIQESVLRAHGVPWATPGLKVASLDHAMWWHRFGRVDEWVLYTQESPSARAGRGLATGRIHSRDGRLLATVAQEIMIRVPGHR; encoded by the coding sequence ATGATGCTCTCGGTCCTCGACCTCGCCGAATCCGGTGCGCGCACCACCGAGGACATCTTCACCGGCGTCTCGCACCCGATGCCCAGCGGCCGCGTCTTCGGCGGCCAGGTGCTGGCTCAGGCGATCTCCGCCGCGGCGCGCACCCTGCCCCCCGAGCGGGTGCCGCACTCGATGCACGGCTACTTCCTTCGCCCGGGCGACGCCACCAAGGGCATCACGTTCTCGGTCGACCGCATCCACGACGGCCGCTCGTTCTCCACCCGGCGCACCCAGGCCTACCAGGAAGGCGTGCCCATCTTCTCGATGATCGCGTCGTTCGAGAACGAGGACCCCGGCATCGAGCACCAGGCACCCATGCCCGACGGCGTGCCCGACCCCGACGACCTGCAGGGACCCGACGCCCTCGCCGCGCACGTCCACCCGCTGTCGCGGCGCGCTCTGACCGACGGACCGATCGAGCTGCGCTACGTGGCCTCGCCCATCTACGACGTGGTGGAGGGCGAGCGGACCCCTCGGCAGGCGGTGTGGATGCGCAGCCGCTCCCCGCTGCCGGACGACCCCGCCGTGCACCGTGCGGTGCTGGCCTACCTCAGCGACCTCACGATTCAGGAGTCCGTGCTGCGCGCCCACGGCGTGCCGTGGGCGACGCCGGGGCTGAAGGTCGCCAGCCTCGACCACGCGATGTGGTGGCATCGTTTCGGTCGCGTGGACGAGTGGGTGCTGTACACGCAGGAGTCTCCGAGCGCCCGGGCGGGGCGTGGCCTGGCGACCGGCCGCATCCACAGCCGCGATGGGCGCTTGCTGGCCACCGTCGCGCAGGAGATCATGATCCGCGTGCCCGGGCACCGCTGA
- a CDS encoding acyl-CoA thioesterase → MTEPGGRRIHVPIHLRWGDLDALNHVNNTSMLKLLEEARLRAFWRPDAGMEGPPTAVLESGLSTAAETVTLIARQEIEYLAPVPYQQRPLDVQLWIGRLGGSSIDVCYDVYSPLGETPRVHYARSTAVIVLVDTATGRPARLSREMRAAWEPYLDEPIVYAHRR, encoded by the coding sequence GTGACTGAGCCCGGCGGGCGGCGCATCCATGTGCCGATCCACCTGCGCTGGGGCGACCTCGACGCGCTGAACCACGTCAACAACACCTCCATGCTCAAGCTGCTGGAAGAGGCGCGCCTGCGCGCCTTCTGGCGCCCCGACGCCGGCATGGAGGGGCCGCCCACCGCGGTGCTGGAGTCAGGGCTGAGCACGGCGGCCGAGACGGTGACCCTCATCGCCCGCCAGGAGATCGAGTACCTCGCCCCGGTGCCGTATCAGCAGCGTCCGCTCGACGTGCAGCTGTGGATCGGCCGCCTCGGCGGATCGAGCATCGACGTCTGCTACGACGTGTACAGCCCGCTCGGCGAGACCCCGCGCGTGCACTACGCCCGCTCGACCGCCGTCATCGTGCTGGTCGACACGGCCACCGGCCGGCCGGCCCGCCTGTCGCGCGAGATGCGGGCGGCCTGGGAGCCGTACCTCGACGAGCCCATCGTCTACGCGCACCGGCGCTGA
- the ettA gene encoding energy-dependent translational throttle protein EttA gives MAEYIYQMVRARKAVGDKLILDDVTMSFLPGAKIGMVGPNGAGKSTIIKIMAGLDTPSNGEAKLSPGFSVGILMQEPELDDSKTVLENIQDGVAIKAKLDRFNEISALMADPDADFDALLAEMGVLQEEIDAADAWDLDSQLEQAMDALRTPPADAAVSNLSGGERRRVALAKLLLQKPDLLLLDEPTNHLDAESVLWLEQHLQKYTGAVIAITHDRYFLDNVAEWIAEVDRGRLIPYEGNYSTYLEKKAERLAVQGKKDAKLAKRLAEELDWVRSNQKGRQAKSKARLARYEEMAAEADRTRKLDFEEIQIPPGPRLGSIVIEAKNLKKGFDGRPLIDGLSFSLPPNGIVGVIGPNGVGKTTLFKTIVGLEPLDGGQLKIGETVKISYVDQTRSNIDPNKTLWEVVSDGLDYITVGKVEIPSRAYVSKFGFKGPDQQKKAGVLSGGERNRLNLALTLKEGGNLLLLDEPTNDLDVETLQSLENALLEFPGCAVVITHDRWFLDRIATHILAYEGTAEHPDRWHWFEGNFEAYESNKIERLGPDAANPHRSTYRKLTRD, from the coding sequence TTGGCTGAATACATCTACCAGATGGTCCGCGCCCGCAAGGCTGTGGGTGACAAGCTGATCCTCGACGACGTCACGATGTCGTTCCTCCCCGGCGCGAAGATCGGCATGGTCGGCCCCAACGGCGCGGGCAAGTCGACCATCATCAAGATCATGGCCGGGCTCGACACCCCGTCCAACGGCGAAGCGAAGCTCTCCCCGGGCTTCAGCGTCGGCATCCTGATGCAGGAGCCGGAGCTCGACGACTCCAAGACGGTGCTGGAGAACATCCAGGACGGCGTCGCCATCAAGGCCAAGCTCGACCGGTTCAACGAGATCTCGGCGCTCATGGCCGACCCCGACGCCGACTTCGACGCTCTCCTCGCCGAGATGGGCGTGCTCCAGGAGGAGATCGACGCCGCCGACGCATGGGACCTCGACTCGCAACTCGAGCAGGCGATGGATGCGCTGCGCACCCCGCCCGCCGACGCCGCCGTGTCCAACCTCTCCGGTGGTGAGCGTCGCCGCGTCGCGCTCGCCAAGCTCCTCCTGCAGAAGCCCGACCTGCTGCTGCTGGATGAGCCGACGAACCACCTCGACGCCGAAAGCGTGCTTTGGCTCGAGCAGCACCTGCAGAAGTACACCGGCGCCGTCATCGCCATCACCCACGACCGGTACTTCCTCGACAACGTCGCCGAGTGGATCGCCGAAGTCGACCGCGGCCGCCTCATCCCGTATGAGGGCAACTACTCCACCTACCTGGAGAAGAAGGCGGAGCGCCTGGCCGTCCAGGGCAAGAAGGACGCCAAGCTCGCCAAGCGCCTCGCGGAAGAGCTCGACTGGGTCCGCTCCAACCAGAAGGGGCGCCAGGCGAAGTCGAAGGCTCGCCTCGCACGCTACGAGGAGATGGCCGCCGAGGCGGACCGCACCCGCAAGCTCGACTTCGAGGAGATCCAGATCCCGCCGGGGCCGCGCCTGGGCAGCATCGTGATCGAGGCGAAGAACCTGAAGAAGGGCTTCGACGGCCGCCCGCTCATCGACGGACTGAGCTTCAGCCTGCCGCCGAACGGCATCGTCGGCGTCATCGGCCCCAACGGCGTCGGCAAGACCACGCTGTTCAAGACGATCGTCGGGCTCGAGCCCCTCGATGGCGGCCAGCTGAAGATCGGTGAGACCGTCAAGATCAGCTACGTCGACCAGACGCGCTCCAACATCGACCCCAACAAGACGCTGTGGGAGGTCGTCTCGGATGGCCTCGATTACATCACGGTCGGCAAGGTCGAGATCCCGTCGCGCGCGTACGTCTCCAAGTTCGGTTTCAAGGGACCCGACCAGCAGAAGAAGGCCGGCGTGCTCTCCGGTGGTGAGCGCAACCGTCTGAACCTCGCCCTCACCCTCAAGGAGGGCGGCAACCTGCTGCTGCTCGACGAGCCGACCAACGACCTGGACGTCGAGACGCTGCAGTCGCTCGAGAACGCCCTGCTGGAGTTCCCCGGCTGCGCCGTCGTCATCACGCACGACCGGTGGTTCCTCGATCGCATCGCGACGCACATCCTCGCGTACGAGGGGACCGCGGAGCACCCCGACCGGTGGCACTGGTTCGAGGGCAACTTCGAGGCCTACGAGTCGAACAAGATCGAGCGGCTCGGACCCGACGCGGCCAACCCGCACCGGTCCACGTACCGCAAGCTCACGCGTGACTGA
- a CDS encoding DUF6993 domain-containing protein, producing MVRPFPLARTSPPARAVAAVGGVTLTILLLAACSGDGGPSPAPSVSEAAPTPAASTPPGPPKYDPRGTAADNLPLFTQVAAQVWGSPQSGEGRAYVDALAAAGFDKSDMQVSEDLSTIGNAAEALQFSVQFGDECLLGQAGPVTGRVVTTVGPALASGGCLLGETRPIDW from the coding sequence GTGGTCCGTCCCTTCCCTCTCGCGCGCACGTCTCCGCCGGCTCGCGCCGTGGCGGCGGTCGGGGGAGTGACCCTCACCATCCTGCTTCTGGCGGCGTGCAGCGGTGACGGTGGACCGTCTCCCGCGCCCTCGGTGAGTGAAGCGGCGCCCACTCCTGCCGCCAGTACGCCGCCGGGGCCCCCCAAGTACGACCCGCGGGGCACGGCGGCGGACAACCTGCCGTTGTTCACCCAGGTGGCCGCGCAGGTGTGGGGTTCGCCACAGAGCGGAGAGGGTCGCGCCTACGTCGACGCCCTCGCGGCTGCGGGGTTCGACAAGTCCGACATGCAGGTGAGTGAGGATCTGTCGACCATCGGCAACGCCGCGGAAGCGCTGCAGTTCTCCGTGCAGTTCGGCGACGAGTGCCTGCTGGGTCAGGCGGGGCCCGTGACCGGGAGGGTCGTCACGACGGTCGGGCCGGCGCTGGCCAGTGGAGGCTGCCTGCTGGGGGAGACCCGACCGATCGACTGGTGA
- the ssb gene encoding single-stranded DNA-binding protein, producing MSEIISVTGNLAADPERRTTGGGDTVVSFRVGSTQRRFDKDSGTWVDAYTNWFHVSAFRALAEHCLRSLRRGDRVIVTGTLRLRSWENDTRSGMTADIDAHAVGPDLRWGTTVFTRSARSREADDAAAGGESSRAAVDADGWAVPGGEGDQASGSGGAEVAPARERTEREAGREPALAAAGGAAEGEPTPF from the coding sequence ATGAGCGAAATCATCAGCGTCACCGGCAACCTCGCCGCGGACCCCGAACGCCGCACCACCGGCGGCGGCGACACCGTCGTGTCGTTCCGCGTCGGCAGCACGCAGCGGCGCTTCGACAAGGACTCCGGCACCTGGGTGGACGCCTACACGAACTGGTTCCACGTCTCGGCGTTCCGGGCGCTCGCGGAGCACTGCCTGCGGTCGCTGCGCCGAGGCGACCGGGTGATCGTCACGGGCACGCTGCGGCTGCGCTCGTGGGAGAACGACACACGCAGCGGCATGACCGCGGACATCGACGCCCACGCCGTCGGGCCGGATCTGCGGTGGGGCACGACGGTGTTCACGCGCAGTGCGCGGTCGCGAGAGGCGGACGACGCCGCGGCCGGTGGCGAGTCCTCGCGTGCGGCGGTGGATGCCGACGGGTGGGCGGTGCCGGGCGGCGAAGGAGACCAGGCCTCCGGATCGGGCGGTGCCGAGGTCGCGCCCGCCAGGGAGCGAACCGAACGGGAGGCCGGCCGCGAGCCTGCGCTCGCCGCAGCGGGCGGCGCGGCCGAGGGGGAGCCCACACCGTTCTGA
- a CDS encoding YczE/YyaS/YitT family protein, with protein MTRRVIQLLVGLVIFGAGCALMVQAHIGLDPWTVFAQGIALQTGIGIGWVTIIIGAVVLLLWIPLRQRPGIGTLANIVLVGTSMQLTLEVLPDVEGWLAQAGMFIAGLLCVAVASGLYIGARFGPGPRDGLMTGLHEKWGWPIWVSRFGVEASVLVAGWLLGGTVGVGTVLFAVSIGPLVQLALRVFDTRPRLATAPEAGSPRLV; from the coding sequence GTGACGAGACGCGTGATCCAACTGCTGGTCGGCCTGGTGATCTTCGGGGCCGGCTGCGCGCTGATGGTGCAGGCGCATATCGGCCTGGACCCGTGGACCGTCTTCGCCCAGGGCATCGCCTTGCAGACCGGCATCGGCATCGGCTGGGTCACGATCATCATCGGTGCCGTGGTGCTGCTGCTGTGGATCCCCCTTCGTCAGCGCCCCGGCATCGGCACGCTGGCGAACATCGTGCTGGTGGGAACGAGCATGCAGCTCACCCTCGAGGTGCTGCCCGATGTCGAGGGTTGGCTAGCCCAGGCCGGAATGTTCATCGCAGGGCTCCTGTGCGTGGCGGTCGCCTCGGGGCTCTACATCGGCGCGCGCTTCGGACCCGGGCCGCGAGACGGGCTGATGACCGGGCTGCATGAGAAGTGGGGCTGGCCCATCTGGGTGAGCCGTTTCGGCGTGGAAGCCTCGGTGCTCGTGGCGGGGTGGCTGCTGGGCGGCACCGTGGGAGTGGGCACCGTGCTGTTCGCCGTGTCGATCGGGCCGCTGGTGCAGCTGGCGCTGCGCGTCTTCGACACCCGACCCCGACTCGCGACTGCCCCCGAGGCCGGCTCGCCCCGCCTGGTCTGA
- a CDS encoding methyltransferase: MSTTENHSALWVAYGAGGVAGTIRKRDGAYVVTMAGADEELGAYPSMEAAKGALHAHMAPGAEWPEFREH; this comes from the coding sequence ATGAGCACGACCGAGAATCACTCGGCGCTGTGGGTCGCCTACGGGGCCGGGGGAGTAGCCGGCACGATCCGCAAGCGCGACGGCGCATACGTGGTCACGATGGCGGGGGCGGATGAAGAGCTCGGCGCCTACCCGTCGATGGAGGCGGCCAAGGGCGCCCTGCACGCTCACATGGCCCCCGGCGCCGAGTGGCCGGAGTTCCGGGAGCACTGA
- the orn gene encoding oligoribonuclease: MVGASENDRLVWIDCEMTGLDLAVDELVEIAIVITDFELRAVDPGFQIVIKPDASALANMNDFVTKMHESSGLLAELPSGVSLAQAEHEALEYIQRFVPVQGKAPLAGNTIGTDRMFLAKYMPQVDRWLHYRNVDVSSIKELSRRWYPRAYFQAPAKEGGHRALADIRESIRELAYYRDAVFVPEPGPTSDEARAAAESAVSSFASEM, encoded by the coding sequence ATGGTGGGGGCTTCTGAGAACGACCGGCTCGTCTGGATCGACTGCGAGATGACGGGTCTCGACCTCGCCGTCGATGAACTGGTCGAGATCGCGATCGTCATCACCGACTTCGAGTTGCGTGCTGTCGATCCGGGCTTCCAGATCGTCATCAAGCCCGACGCATCCGCGCTGGCGAACATGAACGACTTCGTCACGAAGATGCACGAGTCGTCGGGTCTGCTCGCGGAGCTGCCCTCCGGCGTGAGCCTGGCGCAGGCGGAGCACGAGGCACTGGAGTACATCCAGCGATTCGTCCCGGTCCAGGGCAAGGCGCCGCTGGCCGGCAACACGATCGGCACCGATCGCATGTTCCTGGCCAAATACATGCCGCAGGTCGACCGGTGGCTGCACTACCGCAACGTCGACGTCTCCAGCATCAAGGAGCTGTCCCGTCGCTGGTATCCGCGTGCCTACTTCCAGGCTCCCGCGAAGGAGGGGGGCCATCGGGCGCTCGCCGACATTCGCGAATCCATCCGCGAGTTGGCGTACTACCGTGACGCGGTCTTCGTGCCCGAGCCGGGACCGACGAGCGATGAGGCACGCGCCGCCGCGGAGTCGGCCGTGTCGTCATTCGCCTCGGAGATGTGA
- a CDS encoding metallopeptidase family protein, translating into MPEGTVIEMDAAEFERLVVDELDLLPDDMVAGLDNVVFVVEDRPEDGSLDLFGLYDGLALTERDRYGMGELPDRIIVYREPHLNACETLDALHDEVHTTLVHEIAHFYGIDDDRLHELGWG; encoded by the coding sequence GTGCCGGAAGGCACCGTGATCGAGATGGATGCCGCGGAATTCGAGCGGCTGGTCGTCGATGAACTCGATCTGCTGCCCGATGACATGGTGGCCGGGTTGGACAACGTCGTGTTCGTCGTCGAGGACCGTCCGGAGGACGGCAGCCTCGACCTGTTCGGGCTGTACGACGGCCTCGCCCTCACCGAGCGCGACCGGTACGGCATGGGAGAGCTGCCTGACCGCATCATCGTGTACCGGGAGCCGCACCTGAACGCCTGCGAGACGCTCGACGCGCTGCACGACGAGGTGCACACGACGCTCGTCCACGAGATCGCCCACTTCTACGGGATCGACGACGATCGCCTGCACGAGCTGGGGTGGGGCTGA
- the clpS gene encoding ATP-dependent Clp protease adapter ClpS — MSIALPDIDEATRREQRPAADRPWQTVVWNDPVNLMSYVVHVFREYFGHSPEVATRLMLTVHHEGKAVVAEGAREQMELHTQAMHDYGLWATVQQAPT; from the coding sequence ATGAGCATCGCGCTGCCCGACATCGACGAAGCCACCCGCCGCGAACAGCGGCCGGCGGCTGACCGCCCCTGGCAGACGGTGGTGTGGAACGACCCCGTCAACCTCATGAGCTACGTGGTGCACGTCTTCCGGGAGTACTTCGGACACTCCCCCGAGGTCGCGACCCGGCTCATGCTCACTGTGCATCACGAGGGTAAGGCCGTCGTGGCCGAGGGCGCACGGGAGCAGATGGAGCTGCACACGCAGGCCATGCACGACTACGGCCTGTGGGCGACCGTGCAGCAGGCGCCCACATGA
- a CDS encoding DUF2017 domain-containing protein yields the protein MTGAPRVTLELTMIEGAHLADLVSQLLELLDDGFAHSGDLDDPALARLVPDAYRDDPDAAREFRELTASDLLGRRRDDARAVLQHLSSAGVPLDTDGVSPGALTDTVGLPLSADGVRAWLRILNALRLVLASRLGIDVVDDHDADDPRYAIYDWLGYRLDVLVTSLAD from the coding sequence ATGACCGGCGCACCGCGCGTGACACTCGAGCTCACGATGATCGAAGGCGCCCACCTGGCCGACCTCGTCTCCCAGCTGCTCGAGCTGCTCGACGATGGGTTCGCCCACTCCGGCGACCTCGACGACCCGGCGCTGGCGCGGCTCGTGCCCGATGCGTACCGAGACGATCCGGATGCCGCGCGCGAGTTCCGCGAGCTGACGGCATCCGATCTGCTCGGCCGCCGACGAGACGACGCCCGGGCGGTCCTGCAGCACCTCTCCTCCGCCGGGGTGCCTCTCGACACCGACGGAGTCTCCCCCGGAGCCCTGACCGACACGGTCGGGCTGCCGCTGTCGGCGGACGGCGTGCGCGCATGGCTGCGCATCCTGAACGCGCTGCGTCTCGTGCTGGCATCCCGCCTGGGCATCGACGTCGTGGACGACCACGATGCCGACGACCCGCGCTACGCGATCTACGACTGGCTCGGGTACCGCCTCGACGTTCTCGTCACCTCGCTCGCCGACTGA